The following are from one region of the Syngnathus acus chromosome 10, fSynAcu1.2, whole genome shotgun sequence genome:
- the slitrk2 gene encoding SLIT and NTRK-like protein 2 encodes MLSGVLFLSVLTVTSLSPSETESRKTSASKDICKIRCACEERENILNINCENKGFTTVSQFQAPPNKISQLFLNGNFLSRIGANEFVNYGNVTSLHLGNNGLQEIGSNAFQGLRFLKRLHLNNNNLEGIKEDMFAGLESMEYLQADYNYISTIEPGAFSKLNKLKVLILNDNLLLSLPPNIFRFVLLTHLDLRGNRLKTLPFAGVLEHIGGIMEIQLEENPWNCTCDLIPLKSWLDTISVFVGDIVCETPFRLHGKDITQLIKQDLCPRRNAGERAHPASDSHFQGALPATYLPGMISPTRLPKASRPPKMRYRPTPRIAKDKHVFGPIMVYQTRSPVPILCPSVCVCTSQNPDSGLNINCQERKLHNISELNPKPSYPKKLHLTGNYLQVIYRPDLTEYSLLELLHLGNNRIAVIQEGAFENLTNLRRLYLNGNYIESLSQSLFAGLQSLQYLYLEYNVIKDILPQTFNALHNLQLLFLNNNLLRSLPDNVFGGTMLTRLNLRNNHFSYLPVKGVLDQLSAFIQIDLQENPWDCTCHIVALKNWMELSSTSVVVNEITCDSPSKHAGRLLRSLRNEAICPEPSQEPPPQYAPPTKAPTLVSPSTESPTPSSSSSFSSVRPTESRLQTPELHPEVPLSVLILGLLIVFILSVCFGAGLFVFVLKRRKGVEHVPTGSNNIDLNSFQVQYGSYNPEPTQDKNSQSHVYNYIPPPMGSMCQNPIYIQKDGEQVAFYRNLKELSFGPLNAKKDDILTRSPGAFTIGAVDFKDKSPTSPPEMLYQNVGERPNKELPTAAGTSPFSYNFCTLPKRPCIVPPYEAATAPRHITNQDRLNKTVVYGTPRKCFGVELPSKNSEHQFLLHGKLKTEPDYLEVLEKHTAMSQL; translated from the coding sequence ATGCTGAGCGGTGTCCTCTTTCTGAGCGTCCTCACGGTCACCAGCCTGTCGCCATCTGAGACGGAGAGCCGCAAAACTTCAGCCTCCAAAGATATCTGCAAGATCCGCTGCGCCTGCgaggagagagagaacatTTTGAATATTAACTGTGAGAATAAAGGATTTACCACCGTCAGCCAGTTCCAGGCACCCCCAAATAAGATCTCACAGCTTTTTCTAAATGGGAACTTCCTGTCTCGTATTGGTGCAAATGAGTTTGTCAATTATGgcaatgtcacctctctgcaTCTGGGCAATAATGGATTACAGGAGATCGGGAGCAATGCTTTTCAGGGGCTGCGCTTCTTAAAGAGGCTGCActtgaacaacaacaacctggAGGGGATAAAGGAGGACATGTTTGCGGGACTCGAGAGTATGGAGTATTTACAGGCAGATTATAATTATATCAGCACCATTGAACCAGGCGCTTTCAGTAAGCTGAACAAGCTTAAAGTCTTGATCCTCAATGACAACCTCCTGTTGTCTTTGCCTCCAAATATCTTCCGCTTCGTGCTCCTTACCCATTTGGATTTACGTGGCAACAGGCTCAAGACTTTGCCCTTTGCAGGGGTTCTGGAGCACATTGGTGGGATCATGGAGATCCAGCTGGAAGAAAACCCGTGGAATTGTACTTGTGATCTGATTCCTCTAAAATCCTGGTTGGACACTATTTCAGTCTTTGTGGGGGACATTGTATGCGAGACACCATTCAGGCTCCACGGTAAAGACATCACGCAGCTGATAAAGCAGGATCTGTGCCCACGCAGAAATGCTGGCGAGCGTGCTCACCCTGCCTCTGACTCTCACTTCCAAGGGGCGCTGCCCGCAACCTACCTCCCCGGCATGATCTCCCCCACCCGTCTCCCTAAAGCCTCGCGACCCCCTAAAATGCGCTACCGGCCGACTCCTCGCATCGCAAAGGACAAACACGTCTTTGGGCCTATAATGGTTTACCAGACACGCTCGCCTGTGCCTATTTTGTGccccagtgtgtgcgtgtgcacatCCCAAAACCCGGACAGTGGGCTGAACATCAACTGTCAAGAGCGGAAGTTGCATAACATCAGTGAGTTGAACCCCAAGCCCTCGTACCCAAAGAAACTGCACCTGACCGGTAACTACCTTCAAGTGATCTACAGACCCGATCTGACGGAGTACAGTCTGCTGGAGCTGCTTCATTTAGGAAATAACCGGATCGCGGTGATTCAGGAAGGTGCATTTGAGAACCTGACAAATCTGAGGCGGCTCTATCTGAACGGGAATTACATCGAGTCGCTTTCACAATCGCTTTTTGCCGGCCTGCAATCGCTCCAGTATCTGTATTTGGAATACAATGTCATCAAAGACATTTTACCGCAGACCTTCAACGCTTTACATAACCTTCAGCTGCTTTTTCTCAACAATAACCTGCTGAGATCACTGCCTGACAACGTCTTCGGGGGCACCATGCTAACACGACTCAATTTACGGAATAATCACTTCTCCTATCTGCCCGTTAAGGGTGTGCTTGACCAGTTATCGGCATTTATCCAGATTGACCTCCAGGAGAACCCCTGGGACTGCACCTGCCACATTGTGGCACTCAAAAACTGGATGGAGCTGTCCAGCACCAGTGTCGTGGTTAATGAAATCACTTGTGACTCACCCTCTAAGCACGCTGGTCGCCTGCTGCGCTCACTGCGCAATGAGGCCATCTGTCCCGAGCCAAGCCAAGAGCCCCCACCTCAATATGCCCCCCCTACCAAAGCCCCGACACTTGTGAGTCCCAGTACTGAGTCACCAAcaccctcttcctcctcttctttcagCTCAGTCAGACCCACTGAATCCCGACTGCAAACCCCTGAGCTGCATCCAGAAGTCCCGCTTTCAGTTCTCATTCTAGGGCTTCTTATTGTTTTCATCCTGTCAGTCTGTTTTGGAGCAGGGctctttgtctttgttctAAAACGACGCAAAGGGGTGGAACATGTCCCAACGGGCTCTAACAATATAGATCTGAACTCCTTCCAAGTGCAGTATGGCTCCTACAATCCAGAACCAACCCAAGATAAAAATTCCCAAAGTCATGTGTATAATTACATCCCCCCACCCATGGGTTCCATGTGCCAAAACCCAATTTACATACAAAAAGATGGCGAGCAGGTGGCATTTTACCGTAACCTCAAGGAGCTAAGCTTTGGGCCTCTGAATGCGAAGAAAGATGATATTCTTACACGCAGCCCGGGAGCTTTTACCATCGGCGCAGTGGATTTTAAGGACAAATCGCCAACATCGCCGCCGGAGATGTTATATCAAAATGTAGGCGAGAGGCCCAACAAGGAGCTTCCAACAGCGGCTGGTACCTCGCCCTTCAGTTATAATTTCTGCACTTTACCCAAGAGACCTTGCATCGTGCCCCCCTACGAGGCTGCCACAGCCCCGCGACATATCACCAACCAAGACAGGTTAAACAAAACTGTGGTGTACGGAACCCCCAGGAAATGCTTTGGGGTCGAGCTCCCTTCCAAAAACAGTGAGCACCAATTTCTTCTTCATGGGAAGCTAAAAACAGAACCGGACTATCTGGAAGTTCTGGAGAAACACACGGCTATGAGCCAGCTGTAA